Proteins encoded within one genomic window of Columba livia isolate bColLiv1 breed racing homer chromosome 1, bColLiv1.pat.W.v2, whole genome shotgun sequence:
- the TFDP1 gene encoding transcription factor Dp-1 isoform X1, whose translation MAKDAGLIEANGELKVFIDQNLSPGKGVVSLLAVHPSTVNTLGKQLLPKTFGQSNVNIAQQVVIGTPQRPSAPNTILVGSPHTPNTHFVSQNQTADSSPWSAGKRNKKGEKNGKGLRHFSMKVCEKVQRKGTTSYNEVADELVAEFSTTDNHISPNESQAYDQKNIRRRVYDALNVLMAMNIISKEKKEIKWIGLPTNSAQECQNLEVEKQRRLERIKQKQSQLQELILQQIAFKNLVQRNRQAEQQANRPPPSNSVIHLPFIIVNTSKKTVIDCSISNDKFEYLFNFDNTFEIHDDIEVLKRMGMACGLESGSCSAEDLKIARSLVPKALEPYVTEMAQGSISSVYVTSSSGSASNGTRFSASDFSNGGDGMLATSSNGSQYSGSRVETPVSYVGDDDDDDDDFNENDDDD comes from the exons gaGTTGTTTCTCTACTGGCTGTTCATCCTTCTACAGTAAATACCCTTGGAAAACAGCTCCTGCCAAAAACATTCGGACAGTCTAATGTCAACATTGCACAACAAGTG GTTATTGGTACACCTCAGAGACCTTCAGCGCCAAATACTATCCTGGTAGGAAGTCCACATACACCTAACACACATTTTGTATCACAGAACCAGACTGCAGATTCTTCGCCGTGGTCTGCTGG GAAGCGGaacaaaaaaggagagaagaatgGCAAGGGTTTACGTCATTTCTCTATGAAGGTTTGTGAGAAGGTACAAAGAAAAGGAACCACCTCATACAATGAGGTGGCAGACGAGTTGGTTGCAGAATTCAGTACCACTGATAATCACATTTCACCAAATGAATCA CAGGCTTATGACCAGAAGAATATTAGACGACGTGTCTATGATGCCTTAAATGTCCTTATGGCCATGAACATTATCTctaaggagaagaaggaaatcAAATGGATTGGTCTACCTACTAACTCGGCTCAGGAATGTCAGAATTTAGAG gtggagaaacagagaagactTGAAAGGATAAAACAAAAACAGTCTCAGCTACAAGAACTCATTCTACAG CAAATTGCCTTCAAGAACCTCGTGCAGCGAAACCGACAGGCAGAACAACAGGCAAATCGACCGCCACCTTCCAATTCTGTCATCCATTTGCCATTTATCATTGTGAACACCAGCAAGAAGACAGTGATTGACTGCAGTATTTCAAATGACAA GTTTGAATATCTATTTAATTTTGACAATACTTTTGAAATTCATGATGATATAGAAGTACTAAAACGAATGGGAATGGCTTGTGGGCTAGAATCTGGAAGCTGTTCAGCAGAGGACCTAAAAATTGCGAGAAGTTTGGTTCCTAAAGCTCTGGAACCATATGTGACAG aaatggCTCAGGGATCAATCAGCAGTGTATATGTCACATCTTCGTCAGGTTCTGCATCAAATGGCACAAGATTTTCAGCCAG tgACTTTTCTAATGGTGGAGATGGGATGTTGGCTACAAGTTCCAATGGATCTCAGTACAGTGGCTCCAGAGTTGAAACACCAGTTTCTTATGTTGGGGATGACGATGATGACGATGACGATTTTAATGAAAACGATGATGACGACTGA
- the TFDP1 gene encoding transcription factor Dp-1 isoform X4, with the protein MAKDAGLIEANGELKVFIDQNLSPGKGVVSLLAVHPSTVNTLGKQLLPKTFGQSNVNIAQQVVIGTPQRPSAPNTILVGSPHTPNTHFVSQNQTADSSPWSAGKRNKKGEKNGKGLRHFSMKVCEKVQRKGTTSYNEVADELVAEFSTTDNHISPNESAYDQKNIRRRVYDALNVLMAMNIISKEKKEIKWIGLPTNSAQECQNLEVEKQRRLERIKQKQSQLQELILQQIAFKNLVQRNRQAEQQANRPPPSNSVIHLPFIIVNTSKKTVIDCSISNDKFEYLFNFDNTFEIHDDIEVLKRMGMACGLESGSCSAEDLKIARSLVPKALEPYVTEMAQGSISSVYVTSSSGSASNGTRFSARIFKTFVFQGKIPVLMGFFSGKEVQLYSFSLKIVFE; encoded by the exons gaGTTGTTTCTCTACTGGCTGTTCATCCTTCTACAGTAAATACCCTTGGAAAACAGCTCCTGCCAAAAACATTCGGACAGTCTAATGTCAACATTGCACAACAAGTG GTTATTGGTACACCTCAGAGACCTTCAGCGCCAAATACTATCCTGGTAGGAAGTCCACATACACCTAACACACATTTTGTATCACAGAACCAGACTGCAGATTCTTCGCCGTGGTCTGCTGG GAAGCGGaacaaaaaaggagagaagaatgGCAAGGGTTTACGTCATTTCTCTATGAAGGTTTGTGAGAAGGTACAAAGAAAAGGAACCACCTCATACAATGAGGTGGCAGACGAGTTGGTTGCAGAATTCAGTACCACTGATAATCACATTTCACCAAATGAATCA GCTTATGACCAGAAGAATATTAGACGACGTGTCTATGATGCCTTAAATGTCCTTATGGCCATGAACATTATCTctaaggagaagaaggaaatcAAATGGATTGGTCTACCTACTAACTCGGCTCAGGAATGTCAGAATTTAGAG gtggagaaacagagaagactTGAAAGGATAAAACAAAAACAGTCTCAGCTACAAGAACTCATTCTACAG CAAATTGCCTTCAAGAACCTCGTGCAGCGAAACCGACAGGCAGAACAACAGGCAAATCGACCGCCACCTTCCAATTCTGTCATCCATTTGCCATTTATCATTGTGAACACCAGCAAGAAGACAGTGATTGACTGCAGTATTTCAAATGACAA GTTTGAATATCTATTTAATTTTGACAATACTTTTGAAATTCATGATGATATAGAAGTACTAAAACGAATGGGAATGGCTTGTGGGCTAGAATCTGGAAGCTGTTCAGCAGAGGACCTAAAAATTGCGAGAAGTTTGGTTCCTAAAGCTCTGGAACCATATGTGACAG aaatggCTCAGGGATCAATCAGCAGTGTATATGTCACATCTTCGTCAGGTTCTGCATCAAATGGCACAAGATTTTCAGCCAG GATATTTAAGACATTTGTGTTTCAAGGCAAAATTCCTGtcttgatgggttttttttcaggtaagGAAGTAcagctttattctttctctctcaagATAGTCTTTGAGTAG
- the TFDP1 gene encoding transcription factor Dp-1 isoform X3, giving the protein MAKDAGLIEANGELKVFIDQNLSPGKGVVSLLAVHPSTVNTLGKQLLPKTFGQSNVNIAQQVVIGTPQRPSAPNTILVGSPHTPNTHFVSQNQTADSSPWSAGKRNKKGEKNGKGLRHFSMKVCEKVQRKGTTSYNEVADELVAEFSTTDNHISPNESQAYDQKNIRRRVYDALNVLMAMNIISKEKKEIKWIGLPTNSAQECQNLEVEKQRRLERIKQKQSQLQELILQQIAFKNLVQRNRQAEQQANRPPPSNSVIHLPFIIVNTSKKTVIDCSISNDKFEYLFNFDNTFEIHDDIEVLKRMGMACGLESGSCSAEDLKIARSLVPKALEPYVTEMAQGSISSVYVTSSSGSASNGTRFSARIFKTFVFQGKIPVLMGFFSGKEVQLYSFSLKIVFE; this is encoded by the exons gaGTTGTTTCTCTACTGGCTGTTCATCCTTCTACAGTAAATACCCTTGGAAAACAGCTCCTGCCAAAAACATTCGGACAGTCTAATGTCAACATTGCACAACAAGTG GTTATTGGTACACCTCAGAGACCTTCAGCGCCAAATACTATCCTGGTAGGAAGTCCACATACACCTAACACACATTTTGTATCACAGAACCAGACTGCAGATTCTTCGCCGTGGTCTGCTGG GAAGCGGaacaaaaaaggagagaagaatgGCAAGGGTTTACGTCATTTCTCTATGAAGGTTTGTGAGAAGGTACAAAGAAAAGGAACCACCTCATACAATGAGGTGGCAGACGAGTTGGTTGCAGAATTCAGTACCACTGATAATCACATTTCACCAAATGAATCA CAGGCTTATGACCAGAAGAATATTAGACGACGTGTCTATGATGCCTTAAATGTCCTTATGGCCATGAACATTATCTctaaggagaagaaggaaatcAAATGGATTGGTCTACCTACTAACTCGGCTCAGGAATGTCAGAATTTAGAG gtggagaaacagagaagactTGAAAGGATAAAACAAAAACAGTCTCAGCTACAAGAACTCATTCTACAG CAAATTGCCTTCAAGAACCTCGTGCAGCGAAACCGACAGGCAGAACAACAGGCAAATCGACCGCCACCTTCCAATTCTGTCATCCATTTGCCATTTATCATTGTGAACACCAGCAAGAAGACAGTGATTGACTGCAGTATTTCAAATGACAA GTTTGAATATCTATTTAATTTTGACAATACTTTTGAAATTCATGATGATATAGAAGTACTAAAACGAATGGGAATGGCTTGTGGGCTAGAATCTGGAAGCTGTTCAGCAGAGGACCTAAAAATTGCGAGAAGTTTGGTTCCTAAAGCTCTGGAACCATATGTGACAG aaatggCTCAGGGATCAATCAGCAGTGTATATGTCACATCTTCGTCAGGTTCTGCATCAAATGGCACAAGATTTTCAGCCAG GATATTTAAGACATTTGTGTTTCAAGGCAAAATTCCTGtcttgatgggttttttttcaggtaagGAAGTAcagctttattctttctctctcaagATAGTCTTTGAGTAG
- the TFDP1 gene encoding transcription factor Dp-1 isoform X2, translating into MAKDAGLIEANGELKVFIDQNLSPGKGVVSLLAVHPSTVNTLGKQLLPKTFGQSNVNIAQQVVIGTPQRPSAPNTILVGSPHTPNTHFVSQNQTADSSPWSAGKRNKKGEKNGKGLRHFSMKVCEKVQRKGTTSYNEVADELVAEFSTTDNHISPNESAYDQKNIRRRVYDALNVLMAMNIISKEKKEIKWIGLPTNSAQECQNLEVEKQRRLERIKQKQSQLQELILQQIAFKNLVQRNRQAEQQANRPPPSNSVIHLPFIIVNTSKKTVIDCSISNDKFEYLFNFDNTFEIHDDIEVLKRMGMACGLESGSCSAEDLKIARSLVPKALEPYVTEMAQGSISSVYVTSSSGSASNGTRFSASDFSNGGDGMLATSSNGSQYSGSRVETPVSYVGDDDDDDDDFNENDDDD; encoded by the exons gaGTTGTTTCTCTACTGGCTGTTCATCCTTCTACAGTAAATACCCTTGGAAAACAGCTCCTGCCAAAAACATTCGGACAGTCTAATGTCAACATTGCACAACAAGTG GTTATTGGTACACCTCAGAGACCTTCAGCGCCAAATACTATCCTGGTAGGAAGTCCACATACACCTAACACACATTTTGTATCACAGAACCAGACTGCAGATTCTTCGCCGTGGTCTGCTGG GAAGCGGaacaaaaaaggagagaagaatgGCAAGGGTTTACGTCATTTCTCTATGAAGGTTTGTGAGAAGGTACAAAGAAAAGGAACCACCTCATACAATGAGGTGGCAGACGAGTTGGTTGCAGAATTCAGTACCACTGATAATCACATTTCACCAAATGAATCA GCTTATGACCAGAAGAATATTAGACGACGTGTCTATGATGCCTTAAATGTCCTTATGGCCATGAACATTATCTctaaggagaagaaggaaatcAAATGGATTGGTCTACCTACTAACTCGGCTCAGGAATGTCAGAATTTAGAG gtggagaaacagagaagactTGAAAGGATAAAACAAAAACAGTCTCAGCTACAAGAACTCATTCTACAG CAAATTGCCTTCAAGAACCTCGTGCAGCGAAACCGACAGGCAGAACAACAGGCAAATCGACCGCCACCTTCCAATTCTGTCATCCATTTGCCATTTATCATTGTGAACACCAGCAAGAAGACAGTGATTGACTGCAGTATTTCAAATGACAA GTTTGAATATCTATTTAATTTTGACAATACTTTTGAAATTCATGATGATATAGAAGTACTAAAACGAATGGGAATGGCTTGTGGGCTAGAATCTGGAAGCTGTTCAGCAGAGGACCTAAAAATTGCGAGAAGTTTGGTTCCTAAAGCTCTGGAACCATATGTGACAG aaatggCTCAGGGATCAATCAGCAGTGTATATGTCACATCTTCGTCAGGTTCTGCATCAAATGGCACAAGATTTTCAGCCAG tgACTTTTCTAATGGTGGAGATGGGATGTTGGCTACAAGTTCCAATGGATCTCAGTACAGTGGCTCCAGAGTTGAAACACCAGTTTCTTATGTTGGGGATGACGATGATGACGATGACGATTTTAATGAAAACGATGATGACGACTGA